One uncultured Gellertiella sp. genomic window carries:
- the mce gene encoding methylmalonyl-CoA epimerase, translating into MLGRVNHVAIAVADMQQGIAAYRDTLGATVSAIQHLPEHGVSVVFVELPNTKVELLEPLGENSPIAAFLAKNPGGGMHHICYEVEDILAARDRLTASGARVLGDGTPKTGAHGKPVLFLHPKDFFGTLIELEQV; encoded by the coding sequence ATGCTGGGTCGGGTCAATCACGTCGCCATTGCGGTTGCGGACATGCAGCAGGGGATCGCTGCCTATCGCGATACGCTCGGTGCCACGGTTTCAGCGATCCAGCATCTGCCGGAACACGGGGTCTCGGTCGTCTTCGTCGAACTGCCGAACACCAAGGTGGAATTGCTGGAACCGCTCGGCGAGAACTCGCCGATTGCCGCCTTCCTGGCCAAGAACCCCGGCGGCGGCATGCATCACATCTGCTACGAGGTCGAGGATATCCTGGCCGCCCGTGACCGGCTCACCGCCTCCGGTGCTCGGGTGCTGGGCGATGGCACGCCGAAGACCGGCGCGCATGGCAAGCCGGTGCTGTTCCTGCATCCGAAGGATTTCTTCGGCACGCTGATCGAGCTTGAACAGGTCTGA
- a CDS encoding DUF1467 family protein produces the protein MPLFSLFAIYFVVWWITLFAVLPIGLKTQGEANDVVPGTTESAPHKFQAKKVFLLTTLISAIICAIWWFMSVKMGMGLDALPNIVPDNTAK, from the coding sequence ATGCCGCTGTTTTCACTCTTTGCCATCTATTTCGTCGTCTGGTGGATTACCCTGTTTGCCGTGTTGCCCATCGGGCTGAAGACGCAGGGCGAGGCGAATGACGTGGTGCCCGGCACCACCGAAAGCGCACCGCACAAATTTCAGGCAAAGAAGGTGTTTCTGCTGACCACGCTGATCTCGGCCATCATCTGCGCGATCTGGTGGTTCATGTCGGTGAAAATGGGGATGGGGCTGGATGCGCTGCCGAATATCGTGCCCGACAACACAGCTAAGTAA